The DNA segment CGCACCGACAAGAGGCCCATGGTTTCTGACCTTCGAGAGAGTGGATCGATCGAGCAGGACGCGGACATGGTCATCCTGTTGCACCGCGACGACGTGTACGACAAGGAGTCCCCTCGCGCAGGTGAAGCAGACGTGATCGTTGCAAAGCACCGTAACGGGCCCACCAAGACCATCGTCGTCGGGTTCCAGGGCCACTATTCGCGGTTCAACAACATGGCCGCGGATGGTGGCGGCGGTTTTTAGCGGCAGGCCAATTCCGGCTCGCTAGGCCCGGCCACCCGAGACCGGGCCGCGGGGGGCCCACTCCCCGTCCAGCGCCCGTTCGACCTCGGCCGCCCGCTGCTGGAGGTGGGCCGCCACTGCATCCGGGTAGGTTTCCTCCTGGACCGCTGACACGACCCGTTGTAGCTGCTCCCGGATGGCAGGCTGGTCCTCCGCCGAGGCATGCCAGGCGACCTCCTGCAGCAGGCTGAGTACCCGGTCCAGCACCGCGGGGTCGGCTCTTCCATACAGGACCGGCTGGTCGAGGGTGATATTCAGGAAGGCGGCGAAATCCGGCCGGTCGAGAATCACCCGGACCAGGCCGTCGTCGTCGTGCAGCACGCGCGGGCCGAGATCCCGCTGGGTGAGTTCGCACAGCAGGGCTGAGGTGTGGCCGAGGACGTGGATCGCGGTAGTGGGGTCATTGATGCCCGGCGACAGGGCCTTCGCTGCCACATCGATGAGCTGCCGGAATCCAAAGGCAACATCCTGCACGGCCGTCCGCTCGAACCCGCAGGTGAACGCGCCGGCGACGTCGTCGCGGAACTCGTGAACCGTCTCCGCCCCCATGCTGGGCTCGCCGCTGCGCACCCAGCCCGCCGCGGCGGGAATACCCTCGACCAGGGACGAGCCAACCTGCGCGTCGACCCTGATGATCGCCCGATGCTTGACCGCCGCCGCGAGGAGGGTTTCTTCCTCGATGCCGGTGAGGAAGCCCGAGCGCGGTGCACCAATCCATACCGCTGCGTGGGGAGCTACCGGGAGCACCGGGGGCTGCGCGCCCCGCTCCTCCCGGTACACCCGCCGAATGGTTCCGGAGGTTTCCTGGTGCACTTTGCGCATGATCGTTTCGACCCTGATCTCGCGCGCCAGATGGGCCAGGAAAAAGACCAGGCCGATGATGCTGGCGATCGCGAGGAGGAAGGCCAGGGTGACGGCCAGGTGGGGCACGAAAGGCTCGTCACCGTCGTCACCGGACCGCACCGTCCGCAGCACCGTCAGTGCGTAGGCGAACGTGCCGAGAAACAAGGCAAGCGTTGCGTGCACCACTCGGTCACCCGTGAAGGTGCGCAGCAGGCGAGGGGAAAACTGGCTGCTGGCCAACTGCAGGGTGACAACGGTCAGGGAGAAGGTCAACGAGGTCGCAGTGATGAGTGAACCGGCGGTCGCCTCCAGGATGGCCCGTCCGGCGTCCGGTCCGCCGTTGATGAGGAAGTAGGAGACGCTCGATGGCATGTCGGAGCCGATCGCATCGTCGACGGTGGGAATCCAGACCCCCAGGCCAATAGCCACCAGGACGGCGAAGACCGGCAAGGGCCACAGTTGCGTGCGGAGCGCGTCAACCGCGGTTTGAAACCTGCCGCCCAGCTGACCAAGTGGCCCTGAAGTTCGGGTCATGGTGTGCGCGGCTCCTTGCTGGCGTGGACGGTATACCTGCAAAGCGTAGACCAGGGGGTTCCCTCAGCTCGAGCCGCCACACCAGACGGATCAAGGGATACCTCGGATCTTCGCCCGTCGTGCCAGCACCAACTCCCCGACCGCCTGGTCCGGAAGTGGGCTTTCCGGGGTGAACCGGACGGCGCCCCTGGAGAGGGCGAAACCGTCCAGAGAGGGACGCAGCCCGTCGATCACGGCCGGCGAGAACGGGTGGACCGACAGGTGACCCGTCCTGCTACCCGCCGGCGACCGATTGCACGATCATTACCTCGGCACCGGGCGGAACCGGAGTCGAGAGGCCTTCCAGGTGGCGCACGTCTTCGCCGTCCACGTACACGTTGACGTACCGGCGCAGGGCCCCTGTCTCATCCCGGATCCGCCGGGCGAACACCGGATACCCCTCGTGTAGATCGTCGAGCAGCCGGGCCAACGGGACCGCGGACGCTGCGGACACCGGAACCGTCGAACGGTTGCCAATCAGCGGTCGCAGGAGGGTGGGGATCAGCACTGTCACCTCGCTGGTCGGGCTGGCCATCCTAGGCGCCGACGACGGCTGCGGCACGGACGCACAGCACGTCCGGCAAGTGGGAGACCACCTCACTGAACGAGTCGCCTTCGTCGTTGCTGGCGTAGACGCTGCCACCGCGCGTGCCAAAGTACACGCCCACCGGCTCCAGTGTGTCCACGCCGGCAGCGTCTCGCAGCACGGCGTTGTACTCGTTGTCGGGCAGGCCCCGGTCCTGGCGGGTCCAGGAGGATCCGGCATCGTCGGTGCGGTGGACCGCGAGCTTCGCCTCCGGCGGGATGCGCTCCCCGTCGGCCTTCAACGGGATCACCCACGCCGTGCCGCTGCGGCGGGGGTGGGTGAGCATCACGAACCCGAAGTCCGCGGGCAGCCCGTCAGCGATCGACTCCCAGGTTTCTCCACCGTCGTCGGAGCGGTACACCCCGTGGTGGTTCTGCGCGTACAGGCGGTTCGGTGCAACGGCGTCCCGGGCAATCTTGTGCACGCATTGACCAAATTCCGGGGTGGGTTCGGGCATGAAGTAGGCCGAGATCCCCTTGTTCCGTGGCGCCCAGGACACACCGCCGTCGTCGGAGCGGTACACGCCTCCGGTGCTCATGGCCACGTGGACCGTGTCGCTGACGGGGCTCGGGATCACCGAGTGCGCCGCGGCACCGCCGAAACCGGCGCCCCACTCGGAACGATGCGGATGGTCCCAGAGGCCGCGGTTCAACTCAAAGTGTTCACCGTAGTCGGTCGACTTCCAGACCGAGATGGGTTCGCAGCCAGCCCAGACTACGCCCGGGCGGCCAGCGGAGTCCGGCTGGAGCTGCCAGATCCGCTCGACGGCGGTGTCATCGGAGCTCTCAAATTTGATGGCACCCTGCTCGGGTTCGGACCAGGTGGCTCCCAGGTCGTCGGAGTAGACCACCGTTGGACCCCAGTGATAGGAGAGCACCCCCACGAGGATGCGGGTCCGGTCCTCGCGGGTGTCGATGCCGACGCTGGCGACCTCCTGCATGAGGAAGTGCGGCTCCGACAGCGTCCAGGATTCGCGATCGGTGCTGGTGGCAAGCCACAGGCCCTTCTTGGTGCCGATGGCCAGCAGTGTTGTCGTCATGGGGTCCTCGGTTCAGTGGATAACTGATGTGAACACCGTAAACAATGGCACAGCCGCAGGACCCTGTATATAGCTTTCCGGACCGGTGCTCACCGGTCGAACTTCCTGCCAGGCCCGAGCTATTCCAGGGGGTTCGGGATATCCGCCGGTAGGCTTGATCGATGGCCATCTACATTGATCCCCCGCTGTGGCCGGCCCATGGGACCGAGTTCTCCCACCTGGTCTCCGACACCTCACTTGCCGAACTCCACTCCTTTGCCGCCGCTGCCGGCATCGCCGATCGGGCGTTCGACGGCGACCACTATGACGTCCCCGTCCGCCGCTACCGGAAACTGGTGGCCCTGGGGGCGAAGGAGGTGGACTGCGGCACCCTGACGCGCATCCTGATCGCCAGCGGGCTGCGGATCCCTGCCCGGCAGCGCGCGCCGCGTCTGCGACGGGCACTGCTTGCGCGGTGGGCTGTGCTCGCCCCGCACAGCCCGGGGCTCGGCGAGTCCCTCGTCAACCGATGGTCCGAGGCGCATCGCCGGTATCACACCCCCTCCCACCTCCTGGACGTGCTGGAGGCGCTCGATGCGATCTTCCTGCCCGACGACGACGGATCGGTTCGCCGCCAGGTGCGCCTCGCTGCCTGGTTCCATGACGCCGTGTACGACGGCGTGGCTGGGGAGGATGAGCGTGCCTCAGCTGCGCTGGCCGAAGAGTGGCTGACGGGCCGGATACCTGCAGCCGAGGTGGCGGAGGTGGTCCGCCTGATCCGACTCACGGCGTCGCACAACCCGGCTCGGGGTGACCGGGCGGGTGAGCTACTGTGCGATGCGGACCTGGCCGTACTCGGGAGGTCCGTAAACGGCTACGGGCGGTACGTTGCCGCAGTGCGACAGGAATATGCCCACGTGTCCGACACGGACTTCGCGGTAGGGAGGGTCGACGTCGTGCGCCGGCTCCTCGTCATGGACCAGCTGTACCGCACCGCCCCGGCCCAACGGCTGTGGCAGGAAGCCGCGCTGGCGAACCTGGCGGATGAACTGCGGTCCTTGACCAGTCCAGTGGGCTCCATGACAAACTTGTAGACAGTGTTCACTTACAGTCATCCGAGGTAAGGCCAAAGACCCCGTGACCGAGCAGTCCAGCCCGCGCACCACCTACCGGCATGGCGACCTTCGCCGGGCCCTGATCGACGCGGGCACCGATCTGGCACGTGCGGGCGGGCCGGACGCCGTCGTCCTCCGGGAAGTGACCCGCCGCGCAGGAGTCACTCCAAACGCCGCCTACCGTCACTTCACTGACAAGGGTGCGCTGCTGTGGGCTGTATCGCTTGCCGCCCAGTCAAGGCTGGCGGCGGCCATGGAGGATGAGCTGTCCGCGATAGCCGGCGACGACGGCGCTCGCCAGAACGATGCGACGCTCGCCCGGGCCCGGCTCCGTGCCGTAGGTGCCGGATACCTTCGTTTCGCCCAAACCGAACCGGGGTTGTTCAGGACGGCCTTCGCCAGCCACGTTGATCTGCGGGACGCCTCAGCCGGGGATTCCGCGGGGCCGCATGGCCGGACCCCCTTTCAGCTGCTGTCCGACGCCCTGGATGCGCTGGTGGACGCGGGGGCGCTGGCCGCCGACCGGCGCGCGGGGGCCGAATTCGTGGCGTGGTCATCCGTCCACGGATTGGCAATGCTGGTGATCGATGGCCCGCTGCGTGGACTGGACACAGATCAGCGGCTGGTAGCCGCGCAGCGGCTCCTTGAGATGGTCGAGAAGGGAATCTAGTCCCGCTTATGACCCGTGTTATCACCCATGTGGTTGGTGGGCCGGTTCATCCACTCCGGGCGGTTCGTATAGCCCTGGGTGGGGCGCTGGCGGGTGATTTCATCCGGGTCGTCGCTGCCATAGGTCCGGGTGGCGGTGACTTGTCTCCGACGGATCACGTAGCCGCTTGCCAGGAGGGTAATCGCAGTGGCGACCAGGACGGCGCCGACCGCCAGGTTCAATCCGGCACCGGAGGGGACCGGCTCATTGAGGGCTGCCGCCCGTGCGAAGTCCGAGATGCCCTGCGGGATGAAGAGGGTGCTGAGGAAGAACGCGACGAGACCGCCGATGTAGAACCAGACTTCTTTTTTCATGTGGACTCCCTGTCCGACGGTGGTGCCTCTACCTTCAGCCTAGCCGACCCTGACGTTTGAGCCCCGACGAGGGGGTCCGACCACCGGCGCGCAGACTGTCCGGGGCAAGGCATAGGGTGGCCTTGTGAGCACCACCCTCCCCGATACGCGTGAACTCAGCCGACGCATCCTGCACCTTGCTGTGCCTGCCCTCGGTGCGTTGATCGCTGAGCCACTCTTCCTGCTGGCCGACTCTGCCATCGTGGGGCATCTGGGGGTCAATGAACTGGCTGGCGTGGGTCTGGCGTCCACGGTGCTGCACACCGCCGTCGGCCTGATGGTCTTCCTTGCATACTCCACCACGCCGGCCGTGGCCCGCTTCCTGGGGGCGGGCCGGCTCCAGGATGCGGTAGCTGCTGGCCGGGACGGTATCGGCCTGGCCCTGGTGCTCGGCGTTCTCCTCTCCACCGCGGGCTGGATCCTTGCCCCCGGGTTGTCCTCGCTGATGGGTGCCCAAGGGCAGGTGCACGACTTTGCCGTCGATTACCTGCGCTACTCAATGCCCGGCCTGACCGCGATGCTGGTGGTGCTCGCAGCAACCGGTGTGCTCCGCGGGCTGCAGGACACCAAGACCCCGCTGCTGGTGGCGGGCGTCGGGTTCACCGTGAATATCGGATTGAACTTTCTGCTGGTCTACGGGATGGGCCTTTCAGTCGCGGGATCGGCACTGGGAACCAGCATCACCCAGTGGGGGATGGCGGCGGTCTACCTGACCATCGTCTATCGCCTCTCTAGGACGAACCATGTTCCGCTTCGGCTGTCCTGGCACGGACTGCGGGCGACGGCGCGGGTTGGATCCTGGCTGATGCTCCGCACCATGAGCCTGCGGATCGCCATCCTGGCGACGGTGTTCGTCGCGACGGCGCAGGGCTCGGTCTCCCTCGCAGCCCACCAGTTGGTGATGACCATCTTCATTTTCCTGGCGTTTGCCCTCGACGCGCTCGCCATCGCGGCGCAGGCACTGATCGGCAAGGAGCTGGGTGCCGGTGACACGCCCCTGGCACAGGCGCTGACCCGGCGAATGATCCTGTGGGGGCTGGGGTTCGGCGTCATCACCGGTGCGGTCCTGGCGTTGGCAGCGCCGTTTGTCGGCTGGATCTTCACCACCGACCAGTCGGTGCAGGCTGCGCTCGCCGCGGGCCTGTTCGTCCTCGCGGCCTCGCAACCAATCTGTGGGCTGGTGTTTGTGCTCGACGGGGTTCTCATCGGTGCTGGAGATGCACGGTACCTGGCGATTGCCGGGGTGGTGAATCTGCTGCTGTACCTGCCGCTGCTGGTCTGGGTGTTCAATGCCGGACTTTCCGGGCCGGCCGGCATCGTCTGGCTGTGGCTGGCGTTTGGTGTCGGTTACATGGCGGCGCGTGCCGGGACGCTGGCATGGCGGGTCCGGAATGATCGCTGGATGGTCACGGGCGCGAGCTAGGGGCGTCGGCCCCGGTGCTGGTCGTCCTGAAGCATCCGGGGAGCCGTGACGGGGATAAACTGGGGTGTCCGGGACTGAACCGATCGGTCCGACATCGAACCGGAGGTCTGCGCATGGGTGCCGCACAGCACGATGTCATGGCTCAGCCACCACGGGAACCTCGCGAGCAGGCCGCAGCCGTGTGGCAGCCCCTGCTGTTCCGCGCCGTGGTGTCAGCCGCGTTCGGAGCGCTCACGATCTTCTGGGTGCAGCCGTCAGTCCAGGTGCTGTCGGTGGCCGGCGGGATATATCTGCTGGCGCTCGCCGTCTCGGCTGCCTGGTTGGAGCGGGCAATCGGCCTGCGCTCCAGCGGGGATCGGTGGCTCGTCTCCATCGCGCCCGGGTTCCTGGTTGTCGGTGCCTTCCTCAACCTGTGGATCCACACGGATGCCATGTTCGCCCAGGCGGGCGCCCTTGTCCTGGTGATAGCCGGCGTCGTCGACCTCTACGTTGGCCTGAGGCAGCGCCGCACAAACGTGGTCGCGAAGGATCTCATCGTGGTCGGTACAGTGACCCTCGCCACGGGGGCCCTGCTGCCCATCTTCCAGGGCGCCGGCGCGCACGCACTGCTCGGAGTGGCCGGAGGCGGGGCGGTGATCATCGCCGTCGTCCTGGCAATCGCGTCGCTGGGGTACCGGCATGATGTGCGTCACCCGGCCCCGACGGGTGCCGTCCACCCCGTAAACTAGGACCGGCAGTATTTCTACTCCTCGTAGAAAAGTCAGCCGCAATTTTCCCAAGGAGTAACAGTGTCCAAATCCAGCAGGGGCGTCAAAGGCCCCCTCATTTTCTCTGCCGCCCTGGCCGCGGTCGCCGGAGTCGTGGCGATGATCGTCTCCACTGGTGGGGGTACCAAGGAGTTGCGGGTCGATCTCGGGCTCACGGCGGCGGGAATCGCCTTCATCGCCGCCCTCGTGGTCTGCGCAATGCTGATGATGACTGAAAAGCCGAATGCCGATCACCTCGGTAAGGGCACCGGCATCAACCGCTCGTCGGCGAAGATTCCCGGCGGTGCTGGCAATGTGGACAAGGACGGACAGCCAAAAGGGACGCCGCGCGGCGGTCCGGACAGCACCACCCAGGACTGAACTGCGCCGGTTTCCCGCCTGACCATCGGGCAATAGCGCCCGGACCGCTGGGCCAGGGAAACCCTTTCAGCTGGAGAGATGCCCCAGCAGGGAAGGTGCGGCATAAGCTCGTGGCCAGCCTGGTGGTGGCCTTGTTGGTGGGCTGTCCGGCATCAGCGGCGGCTAGTGCCGCAGCTTATCCCGCCACGGCCTATCCGGCGACCGCTTTCCGGGCCCGATAGGCCTTGACGTGGGTGCGGTTGGCGCAGTTCCCGGTGTCGCAGAACCGTTTGGAACGGTTGCGGCTCAGGTCCAGGACGACGGCGCTGCAGTCCTCGGCCGCGCAGATCCGCAGGCGGTCCATTTCGTGGGTCCGGATGACGTCGATCAGTGCCATCGCCGCCTCCGTTGCCATCCGGTCCTCCAGCGGGGCCTCGGGGCCGGTGGCGTGCAGGTGCCAGTCCCAGTGATCATGACGGACCAGGCGGGGAAGGGCCCTGGCGTCGCTGAGAATCCGGTTGACGCGGACCACGGCGTCGTCCTCCGAGGACGTCCAGACCTCTTCCAGCTCCGCGCGCAGACGCAGCACCGCACCGAGTTCGTCTCCGGTCCGCGCCCGCGAACCGGAGAAGTCCTGTTCGGTGAGGAACCGGTCCAGATCAGCCAGGGTGGTCAGCTGATCGGGGTCCTCTTTCCCGGTGTTGATGAGGGCGGCCGCAGAGATCAAGGCAATCTCCGTGTCATTGGCAAAGGCCATGTTGACTCCTGACATTGTTCGGGTCTACTGTCACTACCATAGCTATATTTTGGTCATGACACTAACGGTTTCGGCGGAGGTTTGGGATGAAGAATGGTGCAGCGGCGGGCCTGTGGTTCGCGGTCATCTCAGCGGCGGCCTTCGGCGTGTCCGGGCCGTTTGCCAAGTCCCTGCTGGAGATCGGCTGGAGCCCGGGCGCCGCGGTGGGTGCACGCATCGGCGGCGCGGCCCTCGTCCTGCTGATCCCGGTGCTCCTTGCCCTGCGTGGACGATGGACGGCACTGCGCGGCAGTTCGCTGACCCTGATCATCTACGGGGTCACGGCTATTGCCCTCTGCCAGTTCTTCTACTTCAGCGCCGTCCAACGGATGTCGGTGGGGGTGTCCCTCCTGCTGGAGTATCTGGCACCGGTATTGATCGTGGGCTGGTTGTGGGCCCGCAGCCGCAAGGCGCCGCGACGCCTCACCGCCGCCGGCTCGGTGACGGCGATGCTCGGCCTGCTTCTGGTGCTCGATCTCACCGCCGATGAGCGGCTGGACCCCATCGGTGTACTTTTTGGACTTGCAGCCGCGGTCTGCCTCGCGGTGTTCTTCCTGATGTCCGCCCGCGCCGACGACGGACTGCCCCCGCTGGTCATGGCCGGCGGTGGCATGGTGGTGGGCGCGGTCGCCATCGGTTTGATGGGGCTGGCCGGCATCATGGACTTCGCCTTCGAGTTTCGCGACGTGACCCTCGCGGGGTGGGAAACCAGCTGGCTGGTGCCGGTGCTTGGCCTGGTGCTGATCTCCACGGTGGTGTCCTACTTCACCGGCATCCTCGCCGCCCGCCAACTCGGATCAAAGGTGGCCTCCTTTGTAGGGCTCACCGAGGTGATGTTCGCGGTGCTCGCGTCCTGGCTCATGCTCGGCGAACTGCCCGGCCCGATCCAGCTCCTCGGCGGACTGCTGATTGTCGGGGGAGTGGTGATGGTGCGGGTCGATGAATTGCGGGCACCAGCGGACGGTACCCCGCCGCTTGACCGGGCGAACGACGTCGAGCCGGTTCCACTGCCCTGACTCCACCGAACCGGGCGCACCGACCACTATGCTGGAGCCCACAGGGAGGTGGGGCGGTTGCTGGATCACAGACCAGGTCAGCGATCGGTCGCCTTCCTGCTGGGCAAACCGCCCAGGGCAGGCACCCTGCTCCCCGAGGTCATTGCGCTGTTGAACGCCGTGGAGGTGGACACAGCTGTTCACCTGCCCCATGACCAGCCGGAGCTACCCGATTGGGTTGCCGGAGTTGACCTGGTGGTCCACCGCGGCCTCAAATGGTCAGCCCTCCGAAGCGTTGCGCAGCTCGCTGAGGCCGGAGTCCCCTGCTGCAACCCGCCCGACGCCGTCGCGCTGACCCGCAAACGGCCAGCCCTGATGGCACTCCTGGGTCAGGCCGGGCTCCCCGTCCCGCTGACCGTGATGGTGCGCCACTGGCAGGACGCACGATCCGCGGCAACCACCCTGAGCGTGATCAAAACGGTGGAGGGAGCGGACGGGCGCGGTGAGAATGTCCTGGCCGGGACTCTGGCCCTGCAAATCTTTGGTGTCGACTTCCTGATGGGGGAGGCTGGTCCCGTGATCGTCGACGTCAACCCGTTCCCCGGGTTCCGCGGCGTGGGAGAGGGTCCGGCCATGATCGCCGAACACCTGCTGGCACGGCTCGACTGAGCAGCTACCTGCCGAAGCGGCGCAGCCGCAGCGAGTTGGCTACCACCAGTACCGAACTGGCGGCCATCGCCGCACCCGCGATCATCGGATTCAGGAGGCCGAGGGCTGCCACCGGAATACCGATCGTATTGTAGAAGAACGCCCAGAAAAGGTTGCTCTTGATCGTGGCCAGCGTCTTCCGGGAGAGTTCGATGGCCTGCGCCACCTGCTCAAGACTGTTGCCCATCACGGTCAGGTCAGCTGCCTCGATCGCCACATCGGTGCCGGATCCCATCGCGATGCCCAGATCCGCCTGTGCCAGGGCAGCGGCATCGTTCACCCCGTCACCTGCCATGGCCACGGTGGCTCCCTCAGCCTGCAGCTTCCGGATCGCCTCGACCTTGCCCTCGGGCAGGACACCGGCGAGGACGTCGTCGGGAGCAATGCCCACCTGGTCCGCCACCCGGCGGGCCACCGACGCGTTGTCACCGGTCAGGAGGATCGGCCGCAGCCCCAACTCCTTGAGCCGCGCGATGGCGGCTGTCGATGATTCCTTCACCGTGTCCTTCAACGAGATCAACCCTGC comes from the Arthrobacter sp. CAN_C5 genome and includes:
- a CDS encoding DUF2254 domain-containing protein yields the protein MTRTSGPLGQLGGRFQTAVDALRTQLWPLPVFAVLVAIGLGVWIPTVDDAIGSDMPSSVSYFLINGGPDAGRAILEATAGSLITATSLTFSLTVVTLQLASSQFSPRLLRTFTGDRVVHATLALFLGTFAYALTVLRTVRSGDDGDEPFVPHLAVTLAFLLAIASIIGLVFFLAHLAREIRVETIMRKVHQETSGTIRRVYREERGAQPPVLPVAPHAAVWIGAPRSGFLTGIEEETLLAAAVKHRAIIRVDAQVGSSLVEGIPAAAGWVRSGEPSMGAETVHEFRDDVAGAFTCGFERTAVQDVAFGFRQLIDVAAKALSPGINDPTTAIHVLGHTSALLCELTQRDLGPRVLHDDDGLVRVILDRPDFAAFLNITLDQPVLYGRADPAVLDRVLSLLQEVAWHASAEDQPAIREQLQRVVSAVQEETYPDAVAAHLQQRAAEVERALDGEWAPRGPVSGGRA
- a CDS encoding sialidase family protein → MTTTLLAIGTKKGLWLATSTDRESWTLSEPHFLMQEVASVGIDTREDRTRILVGVLSYHWGPTVVYSDDLGATWSEPEQGAIKFESSDDTAVERIWQLQPDSAGRPGVVWAGCEPISVWKSTDYGEHFELNRGLWDHPHRSEWGAGFGGAAAHSVIPSPVSDTVHVAMSTGGVYRSDDGGVSWAPRNKGISAYFMPEPTPEFGQCVHKIARDAVAPNRLYAQNHHGVYRSDDGGETWESIADGLPADFGFVMLTHPRRSGTAWVIPLKADGERIPPEAKLAVHRTDDAGSSWTRQDRGLPDNEYNAVLRDAAGVDTLEPVGVYFGTRGGSVYASNDEGDSFSEVVSHLPDVLCVRAAAVVGA
- a CDS encoding DMT family transporter yields the protein MKNGAAAGLWFAVISAAAFGVSGPFAKSLLEIGWSPGAAVGARIGGAALVLLIPVLLALRGRWTALRGSSLTLIIYGVTAIALCQFFYFSAVQRMSVGVSLLLEYLAPVLIVGWLWARSRKAPRRLTAAGSVTAMLGLLLVLDLTADERLDPIGVLFGLAAAVCLAVFFLMSARADDGLPPLVMAGGGMVVGAVAIGLMGLAGIMDFAFEFRDVTLAGWETSWLVPVLGLVLISTVVSYFTGILAARQLGSKVASFVGLTEVMFAVLASWLMLGELPGPIQLLGGLLIVGGVVMVRVDELRAPADGTPPLDRANDVEPVPLP
- a CDS encoding MoaD/ThiS family protein; translated protein: MASPTSEVTVLIPTLLRPLIGNRSTVPVSAASAVPLARLLDDLHEGYPVFARRIRDETGALRRYVNVYVDGEDVRHLEGLSTPVPPGAEVMIVQSVAGG
- a CDS encoding MATE family efflux transporter produces the protein MSTTLPDTRELSRRILHLAVPALGALIAEPLFLLADSAIVGHLGVNELAGVGLASTVLHTAVGLMVFLAYSTTPAVARFLGAGRLQDAVAAGRDGIGLALVLGVLLSTAGWILAPGLSSLMGAQGQVHDFAVDYLRYSMPGLTAMLVVLAATGVLRGLQDTKTPLLVAGVGFTVNIGLNFLLVYGMGLSVAGSALGTSITQWGMAAVYLTIVYRLSRTNHVPLRLSWHGLRATARVGSWLMLRTMSLRIAILATVFVATAQGSVSLAAHQLVMTIFIFLAFALDALAIAAQALIGKELGAGDTPLAQALTRRMILWGLGFGVITGAVLALAAPFVGWIFTTDQSVQAALAAGLFVLAASQPICGLVFVLDGVLIGAGDARYLAIAGVVNLLLYLPLLVWVFNAGLSGPAGIVWLWLAFGVGYMAARAGTLAWRVRNDRWMVTGAS
- a CDS encoding DUF4031 domain-containing protein, translating into MAIYIDPPLWPAHGTEFSHLVSDTSLAELHSFAAAAGIADRAFDGDHYDVPVRRYRKLVALGAKEVDCGTLTRILIASGLRIPARQRAPRLRRALLARWAVLAPHSPGLGESLVNRWSEAHRRYHTPSHLLDVLEALDAIFLPDDDGSVRRQVRLAAWFHDAVYDGVAGEDERASAALAEEWLTGRIPAAEVAEVVRLIRLTASHNPARGDRAGELLCDADLAVLGRSVNGYGRYVAAVRQEYAHVSDTDFAVGRVDVVRRLLVMDQLYRTAPAQRLWQEAALANLADELRSLTSPVGSMTNL
- a CDS encoding TetR/AcrR family transcriptional regulator, giving the protein MTEQSSPRTTYRHGDLRRALIDAGTDLARAGGPDAVVLREVTRRAGVTPNAAYRHFTDKGALLWAVSLAAQSRLAAAMEDELSAIAGDDGARQNDATLARARLRAVGAGYLRFAQTEPGLFRTAFASHVDLRDASAGDSAGPHGRTPFQLLSDALDALVDAGALAADRRAGAEFVAWSSVHGLAMLVIDGPLRGLDTDQRLVAAQRLLEMVEKGI
- a CDS encoding CGNR zinc finger domain-containing protein gives rise to the protein MAFANDTEIALISAAALINTGKEDPDQLTTLADLDRFLTEQDFSGSRARTGDELGAVLRLRAELEEVWTSSEDDAVVRVNRILSDARALPRLVRHDHWDWHLHATGPEAPLEDRMATEAAMALIDVIRTHEMDRLRICAAEDCSAVVLDLSRNRSKRFCDTGNCANRTHVKAYRARKAVAG